A genomic window from Gemmatimonadaceae bacterium includes:
- a CDS encoding ABC transporter permease produces the protein MRQLALAFRMLRKTPFVTAVAVLSLALGIGANAAIYSLFDQLLIRSLPVPEAGELVNLSLPGPMPGSTSCNQQGSCQEIFSYPMYRDIEREQTALASVAAHRLFGASLSIDNEPSVGEGIWVSGSYFPTLRVNAALGRVFGPDDDRVIGGHDVVVISHILWRDRFGARPDVIGKTMIVNGRTMEIIGVLPQWFHGATAGARPLVYVPLSMRGAFSTTPFSGFENRRQYWLYVFGRLKPGGSVEEAVAGLNATVQPILQEVEAPVQTGMSEQTLANFKAKKMVVEPGRRGQSDIQREAGPPLFLLGAITLTVLLIACANVANLLLARGAGRATEMGVRLALGASRRQLLSQLMTESLLLATLGGVVSLVIAKWTLAGVASFLPPEAVASMNFALDGRVMTFAAVLAIVTGFLFGLYPAVQSTRPDLIAAIRAGAGQIAGGHSSSKFRAALVTVQIALSMALLASAGLFVKSLLKVSRVDIGMDVDQVVTFAISPPRIGYDTLRSAALHRRVEGELRALPGVTGVTSAMVPLLAGSNWGWDARVEGFECGPDTDCNSNYNEVGPDYFTTLGVRLTAGRGIEASDDLGTTRVAVVNQAFADKFNLKDQAVGKFMGRSGPGDSLNILIVGVVPNVGYSNVKGVTPPVYYLPWRQYTRTGAMNFFVRTALPPEQLLTVIPEMMKRLEPSLPVEELKTMPQQIRENVFLDRMISILSTCFAVLATLLAAVGLYGVMAYSVAQRTREIGVRMALGANAGRVQGMVLKQVGLMLAIGGVVGLAAAFALGRAARSMLYEIEAHDPMALAVSVLLLTLVALAAGYLPARRASRVDPMHALRYD, from the coding sequence ATGCGCCAGTTGGCCCTCGCGTTCCGGATGCTCCGCAAGACGCCGTTCGTCACGGCGGTCGCAGTGCTCTCCCTCGCCCTCGGTATCGGGGCCAACGCCGCCATCTACTCGCTCTTCGACCAGCTCCTGATCCGTTCGCTGCCGGTCCCCGAGGCCGGCGAGCTGGTGAACCTCTCGCTGCCGGGCCCGATGCCGGGCTCGACGTCCTGCAATCAGCAGGGCAGTTGCCAGGAGATTTTCTCCTACCCGATGTATCGGGACATCGAGCGCGAGCAGACGGCGCTCGCGAGCGTGGCGGCGCATCGGCTCTTCGGGGCCAGCCTGTCGATTGACAACGAGCCCAGCGTCGGCGAGGGCATCTGGGTGTCGGGGAGCTACTTCCCGACGCTGCGCGTGAACGCCGCGCTCGGCCGCGTCTTTGGCCCCGACGATGACCGGGTCATCGGGGGCCACGACGTCGTCGTGATCAGCCACATCCTCTGGCGCGACCGTTTCGGCGCGCGGCCGGACGTGATCGGCAAGACGATGATCGTCAACGGCCGCACGATGGAAATCATCGGTGTGTTGCCGCAGTGGTTCCACGGCGCGACGGCCGGCGCGCGTCCGCTGGTCTATGTTCCGCTGTCGATGCGCGGGGCGTTCTCGACCACGCCGTTTTCGGGCTTCGAGAACCGACGCCAGTATTGGCTGTACGTCTTCGGCCGTCTCAAGCCGGGGGGCTCGGTGGAGGAGGCGGTGGCCGGCCTCAATGCGACGGTGCAGCCGATTCTCCAGGAAGTCGAAGCCCCAGTGCAGACCGGGATGAGCGAGCAGACGCTTGCGAACTTCAAGGCCAAGAAGATGGTCGTGGAGCCCGGGCGCCGCGGCCAGAGCGACATCCAGCGCGAGGCGGGACCGCCGCTCTTCCTGCTCGGCGCGATCACGTTGACGGTGCTGCTGATTGCCTGCGCCAACGTCGCGAACCTGCTCTTGGCCCGTGGGGCGGGGCGGGCGACCGAGATGGGCGTGCGCCTGGCGCTGGGCGCCTCGCGCCGCCAACTGCTCTCGCAACTGATGACGGAGTCGCTGCTGTTGGCGACGCTCGGCGGCGTAGTCAGCCTCGTGATCGCCAAGTGGACGCTCGCCGGCGTCGCCAGCTTTCTGCCGCCGGAGGCCGTTGCGTCGATGAACTTCGCGCTGGACGGGCGCGTGATGACTTTCGCGGCGGTGCTGGCCATCGTCACGGGCTTCCTCTTCGGCCTGTACCCGGCAGTGCAGAGCACGCGCCCCGATCTCATCGCGGCCATCCGCGCCGGGGCTGGGCAGATCGCCGGTGGGCACAGCTCGTCGAAGTTCCGCGCCGCACTGGTGACCGTGCAGATTGCCCTCTCGATGGCGTTGCTCGCCTCGGCCGGGCTCTTCGTGAAGAGCCTGCTGAAGGTGTCGCGCGTGGACATCGGGATGGACGTGGACCAGGTCGTGACCTTCGCGATTTCGCCGCCGCGCATCGGGTACGACACGCTGCGCTCGGCAGCGCTGCACCGCCGGGTCGAGGGCGAGCTGCGCGCGCTTCCCGGCGTGACCGGCGTGACCTCGGCGATGGTGCCATTGCTTGCCGGCAGCAACTGGGGCTGGGATGCGCGCGTCGAAGGATTCGAATGCGGCCCGGATACTGACTGTAACAGCAACTACAACGAGGTCGGCCCCGATTACTTCACGACGCTCGGTGTGCGGTTGACCGCCGGTCGCGGCATCGAGGCCTCGGATGACCTGGGCACCACGCGTGTGGCCGTCGTGAACCAGGCCTTCGCCGACAAGTTCAACCTGAAGGACCAGGCGGTGGGAAAGTTTATGGGCCGCAGCGGGCCCGGGGACTCGCTCAACATCCTCATCGTGGGCGTCGTGCCGAACGTCGGTTACTCCAACGTGAAGGGTGTCACGCCGCCGGTGTACTACCTGCCGTGGCGCCAGTACACGCGCACGGGCGCGATGAACTTCTTCGTACGCACGGCGCTGCCGCCCGAGCAGCTCCTCACGGTGATCCCGGAGATGATGAAGCGGCTCGAACCCTCGCTGCCGGTCGAGGAACTCAAGACGATGCCGCAGCAGATCCGCGAGAACGTCTTCCTCGACCGGATGATCAGCATCCTCTCCACCTGCTTTGCCGTCCTGGCCACGCTACTCGCGGCCGTCGGGCTCTATGGCGTGATGGCCTACTCCGTGGCGCAGCGCACGCGGGAGATCGGCGTGCGGATGGCCCTCGGCGCCAATGCGGGGCGCGTGCAGGGGATGGTGCTGAAGCAAGTCGGGCTGATGCTGGCCATCGGCGGCGTGGTCGGCCTGGCCGCAGCCTTCGCGCTGGGCCGTGCGGCGCGCTCGATGTTGTACGAGATTGAGGCGCACGACCCGATGGCGCTTGCGGTCTCGGTGCTGTTACTCACCCTGGTGGCCTTGGCTGCCGGTTACCTCCCCGCCCGCCGTGCCTCGCGGGTGGATCCTATGCACGCTCTCCGATACGACTGA
- a CDS encoding DUF4342 domain-containing protein, with protein MEEFKVSGAKLLEKLKALVKEGNVRRIVLRNPEGRVLFDVPLNAGIAATALLPFWAAVASVAVLATDYTVLVERDPTAPKT; from the coding sequence ATGGAAGAATTCAAGGTCAGCGGCGCCAAGTTGCTCGAGAAGCTCAAGGCCCTCGTCAAAGAGGGTAACGTCCGCCGGATCGTCCTGCGGAATCCCGAGGGTCGCGTGCTCTTCGACGTCCCGCTCAATGCGGGCATCGCCGCGACGGCCCTGTTGCCGTTCTGGGCCGCCGTGGCCAGCGTCGCGGTGCTCGCCACGGACTACACGGTATTGGTCGAACGCGACCCGACTGCACCAAAGACGTGA
- a CDS encoding methyltransferase domain-containing protein: protein MATSILDHESNNLRKWEYGNGIYQRVLGRYLDRVAWQVQQLAPRRVLDAGCGEGFVYRGLRQRGVSASVWLGVDISHGAVAYAAARSPEATWRAADLSALDLPDRCVDLVLCSQVLEHIPNPERVRDELTRVSSRWLLVSVPLEPIFRTLCALTIVAGIGQDPSHVNFWSPRAFRSFLKPVGRLASWTRTSVYQIALVDRFQR, encoded by the coding sequence GTGGCCACCAGCATCCTCGATCACGAATCCAACAACCTGCGAAAGTGGGAATACGGGAACGGCATCTATCAAAGGGTGTTGGGGAGGTATCTCGACCGCGTGGCCTGGCAAGTGCAACAGCTCGCCCCGCGGCGGGTCCTGGATGCGGGCTGCGGCGAGGGGTTCGTGTACCGGGGCCTACGGCAGCGGGGCGTGTCTGCTTCCGTGTGGCTGGGCGTCGACATCAGTCACGGAGCGGTGGCGTATGCCGCCGCCCGCAGTCCAGAGGCGACGTGGCGGGCGGCCGATCTTTCCGCACTCGACCTTCCGGATCGCTGCGTGGATCTCGTGCTCTGCTCGCAAGTGCTCGAGCACATCCCCAATCCCGAACGCGTTCGCGACGAGCTGACGCGCGTCAGCTCGCGGTGGCTGCTGGTGTCCGTGCCGCTCGAACCCATATTCCGCACGCTCTGCGCGCTCACGATTGTCGCTGGTATCGGACAGGATCCTAGCCACGTGAACTTCTGGTCACCGCGTGCGTTCCGTAGTTTTCTCAAGCCGGTGGGACGGCTCGCCTCCTGGACGCGGACGTCCGTCTACCAAATCGCCCTCGTGGACCGTTTCCAACGTTGA
- a CDS encoding DUF3300 domain-containing protein, producing the protein MRRSTVGLHLLTALAIATPSAVVAAQGTQASAVDDRWTREELENLLAPIALYPDPILAQVLVAATYPDQVLAAQAHVRAFGVDEIDAMPWEISVKAVARYEPVLNLMAEGEDWMTALGQAYATQPVDVMNAVQSLRQMANAQGNLQTTAQQQVIVEREVIRIEPAEPRVVYVPVYDPAVVYFRPIYVAHAHPAYWSWGLGYPVGVWLTYDFDWWGHRIYYHGWHVAGPRWVVMSRPWIVMNPIYIAPRHTVVVVNRNVVHRRWSAAPVRRYSQIHRNVTFERHDRWGGRRDVGRGWGSVPADRGRAVPERDAPGNRGGVANGGGRNNGGGAANGGGRGNGGGNAGGNNGRRVGPPSDDQRGGGGRRVGPRDDVPNQRVTPLPSGGATRVARNDAAATPTPTRAATPSGQTTRSSNGTWNPRSTGERAAADRAATPRANAAPRAASPQSSASRGNDGSWNARPAPQASAPSTPRASTSAPRASTSAPRANTPRASAPSSSSAPRASAPRASSGSAPRAAAPRSSGGGGSAPRASAPRSSGGGGAARGSSGSGGRGRPN; encoded by the coding sequence ATGCGGCGCAGCACCGTGGGACTGCATCTGCTCACCGCCCTCGCCATCGCGACGCCCAGCGCTGTCGTCGCGGCCCAAGGGACGCAGGCGAGCGCGGTCGACGACCGATGGACGCGCGAGGAGTTGGAGAACCTGCTCGCCCCCATCGCGCTGTACCCGGACCCGATCCTGGCCCAGGTGCTCGTGGCGGCGACCTATCCCGATCAGGTGCTCGCCGCGCAGGCGCACGTACGGGCCTTCGGCGTGGACGAGATCGACGCGATGCCGTGGGAGATCAGCGTGAAGGCGGTGGCGCGCTACGAACCGGTCCTCAACCTGATGGCCGAGGGCGAGGACTGGATGACGGCACTCGGCCAGGCCTACGCCACGCAGCCGGTGGACGTGATGAACGCCGTGCAGTCGCTGCGGCAGATGGCCAACGCGCAAGGCAACCTGCAGACCACGGCGCAACAGCAGGTGATCGTGGAGCGCGAGGTGATCCGCATCGAACCGGCGGAACCCCGCGTCGTCTACGTGCCCGTCTACGACCCGGCGGTGGTGTACTTCCGCCCGATCTACGTGGCGCACGCGCATCCCGCGTACTGGAGCTGGGGCCTGGGCTACCCCGTCGGCGTGTGGCTGACTTATGACTTCGACTGGTGGGGCCATCGCATCTACTATCACGGCTGGCACGTCGCGGGCCCGCGCTGGGTGGTGATGTCGCGTCCGTGGATCGTGATGAACCCCATCTATATCGCGCCGCGGCACACCGTCGTGGTGGTGAACCGCAACGTGGTGCATCGCCGCTGGAGCGCGGCGCCCGTGCGGCGCTACAGCCAGATCCACCGGAACGTGACCTTTGAACGGCACGACCGTTGGGGGGGCCGGCGTGACGTGGGCCGCGGCTGGGGCAGCGTGCCGGCGGACCGCGGGCGGGCGGTGCCGGAGCGCGACGCGCCTGGCAACCGTGGCGGTGTCGCAAATGGGGGCGGCAGGAACAATGGCGGCGGTGCGGCCAACGGCGGTGGGCGTGGCAACGGTGGCGGCAACGCGGGTGGCAACAACGGCCGTCGCGTCGGTCCGCCGAGCGACGATCAGCGCGGCGGCGGTGGGCGCCGCGTGGGACCGCGCGACGACGTGCCGAACCAGCGCGTGACGCCGCTGCCGAGCGGTGGCGCCACGCGGGTGGCGCGCAACGACGCCGCTGCCACGCCGACCCCGACCCGTGCGGCGACACCGAGCGGCCAGACCACGCGCAGCAGCAACGGCACGTGGAATCCGCGGTCCACGGGTGAGCGGGCGGCAGCCGACCGAGCGGCCACCCCACGGGCGAATGCCGCTCCCCGCGCCGCGTCGCCGCAGTCGTCGGCATCGCGCGGGAACGACGGTTCGTGGAACGCGCGTCCGGCACCGCAGGCGTCGGCACCGAGCACGCCGCGCGCCAGCACCAGCGCGCCGCGTGCCAGCACGAGTGCGCCACGCGCGAACACGCCACGGGCCTCGGCGCCGAGCTCCAGCAGCGCCCCCCGGGCCTCGGCCCCGCGGGCGAGCAGCGGTAGCGCCCCGCGGGCGGCGGCACCGCGTTCGAGCGGTGGCGGCGGCAGCGCCCCGCGCGCATCAGCCCCGCGCTCGTCCGGCGGCGGCGGGGCGGCCCGCGGATCGAGCGGCTCCGGCGGGCGCGGCCGTCCGAACTAA
- a CDS encoding PQQ-dependent sugar dehydrogenase, with protein sequence MSFRPFVLAAALAAPVLAGAQTEPQRSVHHTYRLVTVVEGLVNPWSIAFLPGGDMLVTERPGRLRIVRGGRLLAEPVSGLPAIRVGNQGGLLDVVPHPDFARNRLVYISYAKPNAEGNQSTTAIIRARFENDRLTNVTEIFEAQAWSAGQGHYGSRLAFDKAGFLFITVGDRQVPPTGDLEAHPAQSLRTHHGKVIRLHDDGRVPADNPFVGRDDALPQIWSYGHRNQQALLVHPVSGDVWATEHGPQGGDELNLIQPGKNYGWPVIGFGVNYRTGSAIHSGTVRQGMEQPVRVWVPSIATSGMMAYTGNAFPNWQGHLFAGGLAGEVLVRLRLDGTRVMEEELLVQRRGRIRDVRQGPDGFIYLAMEDRMGAPSAILRLEPAR encoded by the coding sequence ATGTCGTTCCGTCCATTCGTGCTCGCCGCGGCGCTGGCCGCTCCCGTCCTCGCTGGTGCCCAGACCGAGCCGCAGCGCTCGGTGCACCATACGTATCGCCTCGTCACGGTGGTCGAGGGATTGGTGAATCCCTGGTCCATCGCCTTCCTGCCGGGCGGCGATATGCTCGTGACCGAGCGCCCCGGCCGCCTGCGCATCGTGCGGGGCGGGCGTCTGCTGGCGGAACCGGTCTCGGGCCTGCCGGCGATCCGCGTGGGCAACCAGGGCGGCTTGCTTGACGTCGTCCCGCACCCGGACTTCGCGCGGAATCGCCTTGTCTACATCTCGTACGCCAAGCCGAACGCCGAGGGCAACCAGAGCACGACGGCCATCATCCGCGCGCGCTTCGAGAACGACCGCCTCACGAACGTGACGGAGATCTTCGAGGCGCAGGCGTGGTCGGCGGGTCAGGGGCATTATGGCTCACGGCTCGCCTTCGACAAGGCTGGGTTCCTGTTCATCACCGTCGGTGATCGTCAGGTTCCGCCCACGGGCGACCTCGAGGCGCACCCCGCCCAGAGCCTGCGGACGCACCACGGCAAGGTCATCCGCCTCCACGACGACGGCCGGGTGCCTGCGGACAACCCCTTCGTCGGCCGCGACGACGCGCTCCCACAGATCTGGAGCTACGGACACCGCAACCAGCAGGCGCTGCTGGTGCACCCGGTCTCGGGCGACGTCTGGGCCACGGAGCACGGTCCGCAGGGCGGCGACGAGCTCAACCTGATCCAGCCGGGCAAGAACTATGGCTGGCCGGTGATTGGCTTCGGCGTGAACTACCGCACGGGTTCGGCCATCCACAGCGGCACGGTGCGCCAGGGAATGGAGCAGCCGGTGCGCGTGTGGGTGCCCAGCATCGCCACGTCGGGAATGATGGCGTATACGGGCAACGCGTTCCCAAACTGGCAGGGGCACCTGTTCGCGGGCGGCCTCGCGGGCGAGGTGCTGGTGCGGCTGCGCCTGGACGGCACGCGCGTGATGGAGGAGGAACTGCTGGTGCAGCGCCGCGGCCGCATCCGCGACGTGCGGCAGGGCCCGGACGGCTTCATCTACCTGGCGATGGAAGACCGGATGGGTGCCCCGAGCGCAATCCTGCGCCTCGAACCGGCGCGCTGA
- a CDS encoding rhomboid family intramembrane serine protease: MTPWVTRLLVANIAMFALSYTVLPGYIAELMVFVPRAVLTRPWTLVTYMFLHGGLTHLLFNMLGLFFFGGRVEARLGERRFITLYFLSGIAGAVASLIFTPRAAVIGASAGVFGVMMAFAMFWPRERIYIWGIIPVEARILVILTTVFALYAGFGGRGGGVAHFAHLGGYVGAWLYLWFLQRNTAQRRFKARVDAVDPGVKRAVALHRDQLNLEGVHALTREEVDRILDKINAQGMGSLTPEELRFLSNFAPMDDRKPLPPS, from the coding sequence ATGACCCCCTGGGTGACGCGACTGCTGGTCGCCAACATCGCGATGTTCGCGCTCTCGTACACCGTGCTGCCCGGCTACATCGCCGAGCTGATGGTGTTCGTGCCGCGCGCCGTCCTCACGCGGCCGTGGACGCTGGTGACATATATGTTCCTGCACGGCGGCCTCACGCACCTGCTGTTCAATATGCTGGGCCTCTTCTTCTTCGGCGGCCGCGTCGAGGCACGCCTCGGTGAGCGCCGCTTCATCACGCTGTACTTCCTGAGTGGCATCGCCGGAGCCGTCGCGTCGCTCATCTTCACGCCGCGGGCCGCCGTCATCGGCGCCTCGGCCGGCGTGTTCGGCGTGATGATGGCCTTCGCGATGTTCTGGCCGCGCGAGCGGATCTACATCTGGGGCATCATCCCGGTGGAGGCCCGCATCCTCGTCATCCTCACGACGGTCTTCGCGCTCTACGCCGGGTTCGGCGGGCGAGGCGGGGGCGTGGCGCACTTCGCGCACCTCGGCGGGTACGTGGGCGCCTGGCTGTACCTGTGGTTCCTGCAGCGCAACACGGCGCAGCGGCGCTTCAAGGCACGCGTCGATGCCGTGGATCCCGGCGTGAAGCGCGCCGTGGCGTTGCACCGCGACCAGCTCAATCTCGAGGGCGTGCACGCCCTCACGCGCGAGGAGGTGGACCGCATCCTCGACAAGATCAACGCGCAGGGGATGGGCAGCCTCACGCCGGAGGAGCTGCGCTTCCTCTCGAACTTCGCGCCGATGGACGACAGAAAGCCGCTGCCGCCCAGCTAG
- a CDS encoding S9 family peptidase, which produces MRNWYRLSLAALTLPVALAAQAPTPPSPADPYLWLEEVESDRALSWVRERNVRSLGVLESDPRFAKLNADALEILNATDRIPGPSFFGGGISNFWQDRERVRGVWRRSSLESYRGTSIAWETILDVDALAQHEGKNWVFRGGNCLAPDDRYCLLSLSDGGKDAVTIREYDAVDRRFVDGGFGFPEGKQSVAWVDRNTLLVAREWTPGEMTSSGYAYVVKRVTRGQPVERAAEVFRGQPSDVSASGFTLRDADGVVRATMIRRGRTFWESEIYHLTASGTRLLPFPGRHDLNGLVEGRLVFTANEDWNGFKAGDVLSYELETLLRDPAAARAELVLRPGPRESVEGIRITRSRVVVALYENVRGAAYAYRREGNGWTRTRLPLPENVTVGLGSTEPRSDRLFVNVSGYLTPQTLLLVDAAAGTAETVKAAPAKFDATGLVVEQHEATSKDGTKVPYFLVRRADAPRDGNLPTLLYGYGGFQISQLPGYSAVRGKLWLERGGAYAVANTRGGGEFGPAWHQAAIGANRDRAHEDFIAVAQDLIAKRITSPRRLGIQGGSQGGLFMGVAMTRHPELFNAVIIGVPLFDMLRYHLLLAGASWMGEYGNPDIPEQREWILRYSPYQALAAGRNYPEPFIFTSTKDDRVHPGHARKAAARLEELGYPYLYYENIDGGHSAAANLVESARRNALEYTYLTRKLMDTP; this is translated from the coding sequence ATGCGCAACTGGTATCGCCTGTCCTTGGCCGCCCTGACCCTCCCGGTGGCCCTCGCGGCCCAGGCCCCGACGCCGCCGTCGCCCGCCGATCCCTACCTCTGGCTCGAAGAGGTCGAGTCCGACCGCGCCCTCAGTTGGGTGCGCGAGCGCAACGTACGCTCGCTCGGCGTGCTTGAGTCCGATCCACGCTTCGCCAAACTCAACGCCGACGCGCTCGAGATCCTCAACGCCACGGACCGCATCCCGGGCCCGAGCTTCTTCGGCGGCGGCATCAGCAACTTCTGGCAGGACCGCGAGCGCGTGCGCGGCGTGTGGCGGCGCAGCTCGCTGGAGAGCTATCGCGGAACATCCATCGCGTGGGAGACAATCCTCGACGTCGACGCCCTGGCGCAGCACGAAGGGAAGAACTGGGTCTTCCGCGGCGGGAACTGCCTCGCGCCCGACGATCGCTACTGCCTGCTTTCACTCTCCGACGGTGGCAAGGACGCCGTCACCATCCGTGAGTACGACGCCGTGGACCGCCGCTTCGTGGACGGCGGCTTCGGCTTCCCCGAGGGCAAACAGAGCGTCGCGTGGGTGGACCGCAACACGCTGCTCGTCGCCCGCGAGTGGACGCCGGGCGAGATGACGAGCTCGGGATATGCGTACGTCGTGAAGCGCGTGACACGGGGCCAGCCGGTGGAGCGCGCCGCCGAGGTGTTTCGTGGGCAGCCGAGCGATGTGTCGGCCTCAGGCTTCACGCTGCGCGACGCCGATGGCGTCGTGCGCGCGACGATGATCCGCCGCGGCCGCACGTTCTGGGAGAGCGAGATCTACCATCTCACCGCCTCCGGCACGCGCCTGCTGCCGTTCCCGGGCCGCCACGACCTCAACGGCCTCGTCGAGGGACGCCTCGTGTTCACGGCCAACGAGGACTGGAACGGATTCAAGGCCGGCGACGTGCTCAGCTACGAGCTCGAGACGCTGCTACGCGACCCCGCCGCGGCGCGTGCGGAGCTGGTGCTGCGCCCGGGCCCGCGCGAGTCGGTGGAAGGCATCCGCATCACACGCAGCCGCGTGGTGGTGGCGCTGTACGAGAACGTGCGCGGTGCAGCCTACGCCTACCGCCGTGAAGGCAACGGATGGACGCGTACGCGCCTGCCGCTGCCCGAGAACGTCACCGTGGGCCTCGGCAGCACCGAGCCCCGCAGCGACCGCCTGTTCGTGAACGTGTCGGGCTACCTGACGCCGCAGACGTTGCTGCTCGTGGACGCCGCCGCCGGGACGGCCGAGACGGTCAAGGCGGCGCCGGCCAAGTTCGATGCCACGGGCCTCGTGGTGGAGCAGCACGAAGCGACGTCCAAGGATGGCACCAAGGTGCCGTACTTCCTCGTGCGCCGCGCCGACGCCCCGCGCGACGGCAACCTGCCCACGCTGCTGTACGGCTACGGCGGCTTCCAGATCTCGCAGTTGCCGGGCTACAGCGCCGTGCGGGGCAAGCTCTGGCTCGAGCGCGGCGGCGCCTACGCCGTCGCGAACACGCGCGGGGGCGGCGAGTTCGGTCCGGCGTGGCACCAGGCGGCCATCGGTGCCAACCGGGATCGGGCGCACGAGGACTTCATCGCCGTCGCGCAGGACCTGATCGCCAAGCGCATCACCTCGCCGCGGCGCCTGGGCATCCAGGGCGGGTCGCAGGGCGGCCTCTTTATGGGCGTCGCGATGACGCGGCACCCGGAGTTGTTCAATGCCGTGATCATCGGCGTGCCGCTGTTCGATATGCTGCGCTACCACCTGCTGCTCGCCGGCGCGAGCTGGATGGGCGAGTACGGCAATCCGGACATTCCTGAGCAGCGCGAGTGGATCCTTCGCTACTCACCGTACCAGGCCCTGGCCGCGGGGCGGAACTATCCCGAGCCGTTCATCTTCACGTCCACCAAGGACGACCGCGTGCATCCCGGCCACGCCCGCAAGGCGGCGGCCCGGCTCGAGGAGCTCGGCTACCCGTACCTGTACTATGAGAACATCGACGGCGGCCACTCGGCGGCCGCGAATCTCGTCGAGAGCGCCCGGCGCAACGCGCTCGAGTACACCTACCTCACGCGCAAGCTGATGGACACGCCGTGA
- a CDS encoding serine/threonine-protein phosphatase — protein sequence MPNAPRKPADDEIDVYGLTHKGLLRPTNEDAFLLASVHKEVRILATSLAPDQLRTSSDRLAFIGMVADGVGGLERGDEASATALDAAMRYVSESASCYYKAEAGTELFERELVAAAMRAHEAVRAKATEQGGKPMATTLTLFMGVWPTYYLLQVGDSRYYRYADGQLSLITRDQTVAQDLVDQGVLAPEKAQETRLAHVLSSSIGGDEAAPVVTRLESEWGLTHLMCSDGLTKHVSDARIADVLGAMTSAKQAAEQLLQDALDAGGTDNITIIVGGPRPRGAQP from the coding sequence GTGCCGAATGCGCCACGCAAGCCAGCTGACGATGAGATCGACGTCTACGGGCTGACCCATAAGGGGCTGCTCCGTCCGACGAACGAGGACGCCTTCCTGCTGGCCTCGGTGCACAAGGAAGTGCGCATCCTAGCCACGAGTCTCGCGCCGGATCAACTGCGGACCTCCAGCGATCGCCTCGCGTTCATCGGGATGGTGGCCGACGGGGTCGGCGGCCTGGAGCGCGGCGACGAGGCCAGTGCCACCGCGCTCGACGCGGCGATGCGCTACGTCTCGGAGTCTGCCTCCTGCTACTACAAGGCCGAGGCCGGGACGGAACTGTTCGAGCGTGAGTTGGTCGCGGCGGCGATGCGGGCGCACGAGGCGGTGCGTGCGAAGGCAACGGAGCAGGGCGGCAAGCCGATGGCCACGACCCTGACCTTGTTTATGGGGGTCTGGCCCACCTACTACCTGCTGCAGGTGGGCGATTCGCGCTACTACCGCTATGCCGACGGCCAGTTGTCGCTGATCACGCGGGACCAGACGGTCGCGCAGGATCTCGTGGACCAGGGGGTGCTCGCACCGGAGAAGGCACAGGAGACGCGGCTCGCGCACGTGCTGTCGTCGTCGATCGGCGGCGACGAGGCCGCGCCGGTGGTGACGCGCCTCGAGTCGGAGTGGGGCCTCACCCACCTGATGTGCAGCGACGGGCTCACCAAGCACGTGAGCGATGCGCGCATCGCGGACGTCTTGGGCGCGATGACGAGCGCCAAGCAGGCTGCCGAGCAACTCTTGCAGGACGCGCTCGATGCCGGCGGCACGGACAACATCACCATCATCGTCGGCGGACCGCGGCCGCGCGGAGCGCAACCCTGA
- a CDS encoding acyl-CoA thioesterase yields the protein MNEPELRSDRFELPLAVQPDDIDGLGHVNNVVYLRWAQDAATAHWTAASTPAQQAAIAWVAVRHEIDYQHPALPGDAIVASTWVGEADSVRFERFVEILRAGDRKLLAAVRTLWCPVSRSSGRVTRVDPALRAVFSTNG from the coding sequence ATGAACGAACCCGAGCTCCGATCCGACCGCTTCGAACTGCCGCTCGCCGTCCAACCGGACGACATCGACGGCCTCGGTCACGTGAACAACGTCGTGTACCTCCGTTGGGCGCAGGACGCGGCCACCGCGCATTGGACGGCCGCGAGTACACCCGCGCAGCAGGCCGCCATCGCCTGGGTCGCCGTGCGACACGAGATCGACTACCAGCACCCTGCCCTGCCCGGCGACGCCATCGTCGCCTCCACGTGGGTGGGCGAGGCGGACAGCGTGCGCTTCGAACGCTTTGTCGAGATCCTGCGCGCCGGCGACCGCAAACTGCTGGCGGCCGTGCGCACGCTGTGGTGCCCAGTCAGCCGCAGCTCAGGGCGCGTGACGCGGGTGGATCCGGCGCTGCGGGCGGTGTTCTCGACGAACGGGTAG
- the vsr gene encoding DNA mismatch endonuclease Vsr, whose translation MSAIRGKDTKPELQVRRAIHAAGLRFRLHHRELPGRPDIVLARIKTVVFVHGCFWHAHSCQTSKPKTRAQFWARKFEANQARDRRVRYFLRAAGWHVHVIWECELRRRSPLATLVRTLKRRRAALG comes from the coding sequence ATGTCTGCCATCCGCGGCAAGGACACCAAGCCCGAACTGCAGGTCCGCCGCGCCATCCACGCCGCGGGCCTGCGCTTCCGCCTGCACCACCGCGAGCTCCCCGGGCGCCCCGACATCGTGCTCGCGCGCATCAAGACCGTGGTCTTCGTGCACGGCTGCTTCTGGCACGCGCATAGTTGCCAGACGTCCAAGCCGAAGACCCGCGCGCAGTTCTGGGCAAGGAAATTCGAGGCCAACCAGGCCCGGGACCGTCGCGTCCGCTACTTCCTCCGCGCTGCCGGCTGGCACGTGCACGTGATCTGGGAGTGCGAACTCAGGCGCAGGTCGCCACTCGCGACCTTGGTGCGGACGCTCAAACGGCGCCGGGCCGCGCTGGGCTAG